TATGCTTAACATCAAAATTGATTTGAATTGTACCTAAATCGTTTTTTTGAAAAGCATGTTGCACACAATTTTCTACAAAAGGTTGCAGTAACATTGTAGGAATTAGGATTTCATCAGGATCTATATTATTTAAATTTGACGTTATTGTAAACGTGAATGTTTTTGAACTCATTCTTTGTTCTAATTCAATATAATTTTTTAAAAGCGTAATTTCTTCTTGTAATGTAATTTCTTCAGTTCTTGAGTTGTTTAAAATTCCTCTTAAAAGAACTGAAAATTTAGATATTGTTGCATTTAATTCATCAACTTTATTAGTATTACCAAGTGCTTTAATTCCATTTAAAACATTAAATATAAAATGCGGATTCATTTGCAATTGCAACGCCTTTTGCTCTAAAGACAATAATCGATTTTTCAACTTTAAAGAATCTAACTTTTCTTTGTGTTTTTTAGTGATGTTTTTTAGGTAGAAATCTAAATAAAAATAGCCTATAATTAAAAATGAAATAACTACTGCAAAAATAAACCAAGCTTTTTTATAAAAAGGAGCGTCAATTCTAAATGCAAAACGGATAATATCACTCTCATCATTATCTATTTTAGATTGAACCTGAAAATTATAGTTACCAGCATTTAAATTTGGAAACTGAATGGTATTATTCACAGACCAAGGAGAAAATTCGTTATTTAATGTATACCGATAATTTACTTTCTTTGGATTTGAAATGTGTACTGTTTTAAAAGTGATGGATATATTATTCTCTGAATTCGAAAAATTTACTTTTTTAGCAGTCAATAAAGAATCTACATCTTGATGATTTACTTGAAGATTTTCAAAGTAGATAGTAGGTTTAAAAAAAGATTGATTTTCTACATCATTTTTTATGCTAAAAATTCCTTGATCAGAAGCTATAAAAATAGAATTCTGTCGATCTTTAAAAACATCATAAATTGTATTGGTCGTTAACGAATTGTATTTGTTTATTTTTTGTTTGAACGAAAAGGAGGGAAGCACAAAAACTTCTAATCCGTTTGTTTTAGAAGTAACCCAAATCTCATTTTTTAATTTTTTAATCGATGAAATATTCTCTAAAGTAGCAATTTCTTTTTCAATTAAATTATCGTTTATAATAAGCAATCCGTTATTTAAAGTTGCTGCAATAACATTCTCTTGAAAAGTTAAAAGTGAAACGATATTTTTTGTTGATATTCTAAAAATATTTCTTGGATTTTGTAAATTATCTATTTGCCATAAACCTTTGTTAGAAGCAATGTAAAAGGAATTATTGTGAAAAATAATATCATTAATTATCGAAAAGTCTACAGTTGCATTAATTTTAACGGATACTAAAATGTTATTTTTTAAGTGATAAATTCCTTCTTCGGTTCCTAAAAAGAGTTCCTCATTTTGAAAGAAAATTTTTAAGATTTTTTTACTTGGTAAAAATTGCTCTTTGCTTTTATTTTTAATGAATAATCCATTTTCAGTTCCTGTATAAATTACATCTTCTTTAAGACCTATTACATTTGTTTTTAGTTTGTTGATTTGTGTAAAATCATCACCATCAAACTTTACCAAACCTTTATTTGTGGCAATTAGTAAGTAGCCAGTTTTATCTTGCTGAATGTCGAAAATAGTATTGCTTGGTAACCCATTTTCTACAGTTATATTTTTGATGTTTTGTTGTGCATTAGTTATAAATGCTGAAAATATCAGCACTAAAAACAAGAGATATTTTTTTAAAATCGTCATAAAACAAACTTACTAAATAAAATTTTTTGAATTTTGGAAGTTATTACTTAATTATCTATTGCTGCTTTTTATTTTATTAATATTAAGTGAAATAAAATTTTATTTTGGATTCCTTTTTTAAAAGGAATGACAAATTTAGAGGAACTTCAAGGTAAAACCTTGAATAACTCTTTAGAATAAAAACGTCATGTTACACAATTTTGTACCATGACGTTTTGTAAAACTACTTTCCCTTTTCAATTATTTCATTGCATATAAACGCTTGTTATTGGTATCTGGAGTAATATATTCCAATTCTCCATAAGGTTTAATCAAGGGCTTTAAAACCACTAAACCTGTTGTTTTTCCTTTAATAATTAAGGTGCTATTTTTAAGCTGATAAGACCATCTAAATTTTTCAATTGGAATGTTTACTTGTTCCACTTCAAAATATAAAACTTCTTGTTGTTTTATAAAACTCATCAATTCCTCTTGGTTTTCAAAAGTTGGAATTTCATTATCAGAATTATGATAATCCAACTCAAATTTTAAAGGAATTGTAAACTGTTTTGTATACGCTTCACCCACAAATCTCTCCTCATCATTATATAAAACATCCAACCAATCTATATCTTTTTCTTCTGGATATTTTGCAGCAATTTCTTTAGATAAATCTACTTTTCCTGGAGAATATGCTGTTGGATAAAACACATAATGTGGTTTTGCTAAATAATGTTGGGTAAAATCGCCATTAAAAATTGAATAATAAGGAGAAGCAATTACGTTTGGCATTTCGTCTGAACAAAAAGCATCTTTAAAAGTGTTCATTAATTCTTTATTTTCGCCCAAACCATTTGCGTGAAAAATAATTTTTGAGTTCGCATTTACACTTTCTCGTAAAATAGGCAAGGCTCCTTTTGTAATATTTTTACGTAAGGTTTCTGCTGTAATTTTTTCGCCTTTAATAACAGTTTCTAAACTCAAACCTTTAAAAGGATTGCTATTATTTACAATATGAATTTCTCCATAAGGATTTTTAGATTCGTTGCTGTTTAACCAGTTGATAATTTCTTCTAATGAATATTGATCTTCTACAATTTGGAATTGCTTTTCCTCAAAATAAGCTCTTGCATTGTTATAATAGGTTTCAGTTCCTTTATCATAACCTGTTATAAATACCAAAGGTTTTCTGGCAACAACTTCTTCTTTTACAGTATAATCTATTGTGTTTTCTAAGGATGCAATAGTTGGTCTATTTTTTTTAGTTGCTGATGATTTGTCACAATTAATAAATAAACTTGTTGATAAAAAAAGTGCAAATACAAAGATTGAGATTTTAAATAAAGTTTTCATAATTTAAGTTTTTAGAGTTATACACTGTAAAAGTAATTATGAATTGTAGGTAAATTTTGGCTGTTTTAGAATTCGTGAAGTGTGAATTAGAATTCGTGATTTTCTTTTTAAATTGATGAGAATTTGTAAGTTGTTTTGTAAGAAAAGTTTGAAGTTTTTGAAGTTAGGATTTCAGATCTCACAGGTTTTGAAAACCTGACAAGTCTTTTTTACAAGTTTTTTGTAATTATATTTTATTGTTGGCTTTAGCCAAATTTTTAAGAGTTTTAGTATTTAGGCAATTTAAATATTCAGAAACATAAATCGAAAATTAATTAGCAGCCAAAGAAGTTTAGCCCAGATTGAAACCTTTCGACTTCGCTCAAGATAAATGCCAAGCTGGAAACAGCAACAAAAAATAGTTAGAAATTTAAAAAAACCTACAAGGTTAGAAAAACCTTGTAGGTTGTATATTGATATTATATTTTCTCAGCTAAATATTTAGCAGTATAAGATTCTTTATTATTTATTAATTCTTCTGGAGTTCCTTGAAAAATAAGGTTTCCACCATTTTTACCACCTTCTAAACCTAAATCGATAATATAATCTGCACATTTAATGAGTTCAATATTATGCTCAATTACGATGATAGAATGTCCTTTTTTGATTAATTCATTAAAAGACTTTAATAGTTTTTTAATATCGTGAAAATGCAAACCAGTTGTAGGTTCATCAAAAATAAATAAGGCTTTGTCTTTTGTGGTTCCTTTTACTAAAAACGATGCAAGTTTTATACGTTGCGCTTCTCCACCAGAAAGCGTGGAAGAGGATTGCCCTAAAGTAACATACCCCAAACCAACATCTTGCAAAGGTTTTAGTTTTTTAGCAATTTTTGTAACTAAATTTTCAGAGAAAAAAGCAACAGCATCATCAATGGTTAAATTTAAAATATCATCAATTGATTTTCCATCAAACTTAACTTCTAAAACTTCTTTTTTAAAGCGTTTTCCATTACAAACATCGCATTCCAAATGCACATCTGCCATAAATTGCATTTCAATGGTAACTTCACCTTCACCTTTACAGGTTTCACAGCGTCCACCTTCTACATTAAAAGAAAAATGTTTGGGTTTGTAGTTTCTTACTTTTGATAATTTCTCATTCGAATATAAAGCTCTAATATCATCATAAGCTTTAATATACGTTACAGGATTTGAACGTGAAGAACGCCCAATAGGATTTTGATCTATAAATTCTACGTGTTTTATATTTTCAAAATTGCCTTTAATTTCTGTATGTTGTCCAATTTTATCTCCATAACCATTTAGCTTTTTTTGCATGGATGGATATAAAATCTTCTTTATCAACGTACTTTTTCCTGAACCAGAAACACCAGTAATAACCGTTAAACAATCTAATGGAAATGTAACATCTACATTTTGTAAATTGTGTTCTCTTGCTCCAAGAATTTGAATGTTATTTTTTGAAGTTCTACGTTTTGTAGGTACTTCAATCTTTAATTCTTCATTTAAATATTTTGCAGTTAAAGATGCTGACTTTAAGATTTCCTCAAAATTACCTTCAGCTACTACATTTCCTCCAAAAGTCCCTGCTTCTGGGCCAATATCGATAATGTAATCTGCCTCTTTCATGATATCTTCATCATGTTCTACCACAATTACAGTATTGCCTAAATCACGCAAATCTTTTAAAACACCAATTAAACGTTCTGTATCTTTTGGATGCAAACCAATACTGGGTTCATCTAAAATGTACATAGAACCCACTAACGAACTTCCTAAAGAAGTTGCCAAATTTATACGTTGACTTTCTCCTCCAGACAATGTGTTGGAGGTTCTGTTGATGGTTAAATAATTCAAACCAACATCCGTTAAAAATTTTAAACGATTGTTAATTTCCATCATTAAACGTTTTGCTATTTTCTCATCATATTTATCTAATTTGATGTTTTTAAAGAAAACAGCCAATTCGTCTAAAGGCAAGGAAACTAAGTCAGAAATCGTTTTTTCATTGATTTTTACATAATTGGTTTCTTGGCGTAAACGTTTGCCATGACAAGTGGTACATTTTGTTTTGCCTCGATAACGAGATAACATAACACGATTCTGAATTTTGTAACTTTTCTCCTCTAAAGCTGCAAAAAAGTGATGAATTCCATTGAAAGACTTATTGCCATTCCAGACCAATTCTTTCTGTTTGTCTGTAAGTTGAAACCAAGGTTTATGAATAGGAATATCAAAATTATAAGCAACTGCAATTAAATCTTCTTTATAATGAACATAAGAAGGAGTTCTGAAAGGAAAAATGGCATCATCAAAAATGGATAAACCTGTATTTGGTATTACTAAATCTTCATCAATCCCAATAACATTTCCATAACCCTCACAAGTTGGGCAAGCTCCATAAGGATTGTTAAAACTGAACAAGTGTGTGTTCGGTTCTAAAAAACTCATGCCATCTAAATCAAATTTATTACTGAATTCAGTAACCTTATTGTCTGCCAAATTTTCTATAAAACAAATTCCTTTTCCTTCAAAAAAAGCAGTCTGTATGGCATCTGCTAATCTGTTGTAAAAATCTTCATCGTTTTTCGTTACAATTCTATCAACAACTAAATATAAAGGTTCGTTTTTAAACTCTTTCTGCGGAAAATCTGCAATTCTATACACAGTATTATTCCATTTTAAACGAGCATAACCTTGTTGTTCTAAAACTTGTAAAACAGTTTTTAGTTCTCTG
The DNA window shown above is from Polaribacter sp. Hel_I_88 and carries:
- a CDS encoding histidine kinase; its protein translation is MTILKKYLLFLVLIFSAFITNAQQNIKNITVENGLPSNTIFDIQQDKTGYLLIATNKGLVKFDGDDFTQINKLKTNVIGLKEDVIYTGTENGLFIKNKSKEQFLPSKKILKIFFQNEELFLGTEEGIYHLKNNILVSVKINATVDFSIINDIIFHNNSFYIASNKGLWQIDNLQNPRNIFRISTKNIVSLLTFQENVIAATLNNGLLIINDNLIEKEIATLENISSIKKLKNEIWVTSKTNGLEVFVLPSFSFKQKINKYNSLTTNTIYDVFKDRQNSIFIASDQGIFSIKNDVENQSFFKPTIYFENLQVNHQDVDSLLTAKKVNFSNSENNISITFKTVHISNPKKVNYRYTLNNEFSPWSVNNTIQFPNLNAGNYNFQVQSKIDNDESDIIRFAFRIDAPFYKKAWFIFAVVISFLIIGYFYLDFYLKNITKKHKEKLDSLKLKNRLLSLEQKALQLQMNPHFIFNVLNGIKALGNTNKVDELNATISKFSVLLRGILNNSRTEEITLQEEITLLKNYIELEQRMSSKTFTFTITSNLNNIDPDEILIPTMLLQPFVENCVQHAFQKNDLGTIQINFDVKHSFLECVIIDNGIGIHQSKKRKTVTDYKSVALNVTKERLHIVSNKSNFKIDEIIEDTKVKGTKVSFRIPLKTDY
- the uvrA gene encoding excinuclease ABC subunit UvrA, with the translated sequence MKPDISTINPKENIIIKGAKLHNLKNIDVVIPRNKLVVITGLSGSGKSSLAFDTLYAEGQRRYVESLSSYARQFLGKLDKPKVDYIKGIAPAIAIEQKVNSTNPRSTVGTSTEIYDYIKLLYARIGKTYSPISGNEVKKDTVSDVVKFVQKFDEKTKLLLFAPVTIDENRELKTVLQVLEQQGYARLKWNNTVYRIADFPQKEFKNEPLYLVVDRIVTKNDEDFYNRLADAIQTAFFEGKGICFIENLADNKVTEFSNKFDLDGMSFLEPNTHLFSFNNPYGACPTCEGYGNVIGIDEDLVIPNTGLSIFDDAIFPFRTPSYVHYKEDLIAVAYNFDIPIHKPWFQLTDKQKELVWNGNKSFNGIHHFFAALEEKSYKIQNRVMLSRYRGKTKCTTCHGKRLRQETNYVKINEKTISDLVSLPLDELAVFFKNIKLDKYDEKIAKRLMMEINNRLKFLTDVGLNYLTINRTSNTLSGGESQRINLATSLGSSLVGSMYILDEPSIGLHPKDTERLIGVLKDLRDLGNTVIVVEHDEDIMKEADYIIDIGPEAGTFGGNVVAEGNFEEILKSASLTAKYLNEELKIEVPTKRRTSKNNIQILGAREHNLQNVDVTFPLDCLTVITGVSGSGKSTLIKKILYPSMQKKLNGYGDKIGQHTEIKGNFENIKHVEFIDQNPIGRSSRSNPVTYIKAYDDIRALYSNEKLSKVRNYKPKHFSFNVEGGRCETCKGEGEVTIEMQFMADVHLECDVCNGKRFKKEVLEVKFDGKSIDDILNLTIDDAVAFFSENLVTKIAKKLKPLQDVGLGYVTLGQSSSTLSGGEAQRIKLASFLVKGTTKDKALFIFDEPTTGLHFHDIKKLLKSFNELIKKGHSIIVIEHNIELIKCADYIIDLGLEGGKNGGNLIFQGTPEELINNKESYTAKYLAEKI